In the genome of Kitasatospora cathayae, one region contains:
- a CDS encoding DsbA family oxidoreductase: MRVEIWSDINCPWCYIGKARFEQGLAAFPHREEVEVVHRSFELDPHAPRAARPVIPLLAAKYGMSLEQAEAAEARIAEHARGEGLPYLDGGRDAANSFDMHRLLHFAKARGRQAELLDALYRANFAEECSAFEPGRLLELAVEAGLDGEAAAAVLADPEAYADAVCEDEATASAMGATGVPFFVLDRRLGVSGAQPAETFTRALQQAWESRVPSPLIPVGAPGDAEACGPDGCELPQR; this comes from the coding sequence GTGCGCGTGGAGATCTGGAGTGACATCAACTGCCCGTGGTGCTACATCGGCAAGGCCCGGTTCGAACAGGGCCTGGCCGCGTTCCCGCACCGCGAGGAGGTGGAGGTCGTCCACCGCTCCTTCGAGCTGGACCCGCACGCGCCGCGCGCAGCCCGTCCGGTGATTCCGCTGCTCGCTGCGAAGTACGGGATGAGCCTGGAGCAGGCCGAGGCGGCCGAGGCCCGGATCGCCGAGCACGCCCGGGGCGAGGGGCTGCCGTACCTGGACGGCGGGCGCGACGCGGCGAACTCCTTCGACATGCACCGCTTGCTGCACTTCGCCAAGGCGCGGGGGCGGCAGGCCGAGCTGCTGGACGCGCTGTACCGGGCCAACTTCGCCGAGGAGTGCTCGGCCTTCGAGCCCGGGCGGCTGCTGGAGCTCGCCGTCGAGGCCGGGCTGGACGGCGAGGCGGCGGCCGCCGTGCTGGCCGATCCGGAGGCGTACGCCGACGCCGTGTGCGAGGACGAGGCGACGGCGAGCGCCATGGGGGCGACGGGCGTGCCGTTCTTCGTCCTCGACCGGCGGCTCGGGGTGTCCGGCGCCCAGCCCGCCGAGACCTTCACCCGGGCGCTGCAGCAGGCCTGGGAGAGCCGGGTGCCTTCGCCGCTGATCCCGGTCGGCGCGCCTGGCGACGCGGAGGCCTGCGGGCCGGACGGCTGCGAGCTGCCGCAGCGCTAG